The following are encoded together in the Mugil cephalus isolate CIBA_MC_2020 chromosome 18, CIBA_Mcephalus_1.1, whole genome shotgun sequence genome:
- the myom1b gene encoding myomesin-1 isoform X1 yields the protein MSGSIPFYQKHHRHYDRGYRSKESESKMSLYQSSARYAAGSSSTSRSRGLKVSSHSGLEESRLSPIPKRAKPSYLAVDKENQIIGYVVPIFRGSEEFATGYSNTEETRVRGTSARMARRDLFTSGLEMERSELISRKEAMRESAQRISLSKTIHEHEEHFKRMNEDSLMHAPEFVIKPRSHTVWEKQCVRLHCTVSGWPDPRVVWYKNNVAIDPLASPGKYKLESRYSVHSLEINRCDFDDTAQYRVSAMNSKGELSAFASVVVKRFKGEIDESLPSPRRSLTGDGPVSEYGITFQTHIVDKFGVSFGREGETMSLGCTVIIYPALHRYQPEVQWYRDDVLLTPSKWHHMRWSGDRATLTMTHLNKEDEGLYTLRVTTKSGYETYSAYVFVRDADAEVEGAPGAPLDVRCLDANKDYIIVAWKQPAVDGGNSILGYFVDRCEVGTTHWFQCNDTPVKFARFPVTGLVEGRSYVFRVRAVNKSGMSRPSRVSEAVAAMDPADRARMRGTSAPWTGQIIVTEEEPAESVVPGRPLELQVTEATKNYVVLSWKPPGEKGLEGVMYYVEKCVSGTDSWQRVNTEIPVKSPRFALFDLAEGKSYSFRVRCCNSAGVGEPSDPTEATTVGDKLDIPSAPGKVIPTRNTDTSVVVSWEASRDAKELVGYYIEASVVDSHVWEPCNNKPVKGTRFICHGLMTGEKYMFRVRAVNAAGLSQFSPESEAVEVKAAIGGGIPHASPTPPYGITVLECVRDSMVLAWKQPTFIGGADITGYFVDYREVIDGVPGKWHEGNVKAISERAYRVSDLKENKKYQFQVRAANMAGVGIPSLPSNTFLCEEWTIAVPGPPHDLQIREVRSDSLVLLWKPPVYQGRDPVNGFYIDIKEADAPEEAWRGVNTKATEKNFMTIKNLKEGETYVFRVRAQNKAGVGKTSEVTEPVPAVTKPGTKEISVDVDDNGIISMNFECCDMTADSKFVWSKNYEEITDTSRLTTETHGNKSKAVFNAPGEEDIGIYSCLVTHTDGASSSYTLSEEELKRLLVISHDHKFPIIPLKSELAVELMEKGRVRFWLQAEKISTNGKVDYVFNDNALSQGEKYKMNFDKNTGVIEMIMECLTPADEGTYTFQMQDGKATNQSSLVLIGDVFKQLQKESEFQRKEWVRKQGPHFIEYLGYEVTPECCVVLKCKVGNMKKETTAMWYKDGHQIKADEHLGFAEGVLKLEIAQRDSPADSLTWRRLKISKKDAGVYEVILKDDRGQDKSTLNLTDQGFKDLMNEVFSFIANSSTPLKITTTDEGIRLYTFVSYYNDLLQVTWHYKDSAISFSDRLKSGVVGEQLWLQITEPTEKDMGKYAIEFNDGKGGLRRTVDLCGQAFDDAFAEFQRLKAAATAERNRARVAGGLPDVVTIQEGKALNLTCNISGNPVPEVTWLKNDREITSDEHCILKFESGKFASFTITAVNTSDSGKYSILVKNKYGTESGDFTLEITEGTPDLGITSYSTDADGNVVFGPNTPKEKMKTTVTGTKMQKRKESVTKTPPVEKVEDKKKSKGLKEGKKEENVVDDVAAEQTKDVKVDLADELLTADQSHGPEQTADSVEEPEPKAETVNE from the exons TCTTAAAGTGTCTTCCCACTCTGGACTGGAAGAGAGCAGACTAAGCCCCATACCAAAGAGAGCCAAGCCAAGTTACTTGGCTGTGGATAAAGAGAACCAAATCATCGGCTATGTAGTGCCGATCTTCAGgggcag CGAAGAGTTTGCTACAGGATATTCAAATACAGAGGAAACAAGAGTGAGGGGCACTTCTGCACGCATGGCTCGCAGAGATTTGTTCACCAGTGGGTTGGAGATGGAGAGGTCAGAGCTGATCTCCAGGAAGGAGGCCATGCGCGAGTCGGCCCAGCGCATCTCGCTGAGCAAAACG ATCCATGAACACGAGGAGCACTTCAAGCGTATGAACGAAGACAGCCTGATGCACGCCCCGGAGTTTGTGATTAAACCTCGCTCCCACACTGTGTGGGAGAAGcagtgtgtgaggctgcattGCACTGTCAGCGGCTGGCCTGACCCCCGGGTCGTCTG GTACAAAAACAATGTGGCTATTGACCCCCTTGCCAGTCCTGGCAAGTATAAACTTGAGAGCAGATACAGTGTGCACTCACTGGAAATCAACAG GTGTGATTTCGATGATACGGCGCAGTATCGTGTTTCCGCCATGAACTCCAAGGGAGAGCTGTCTGCGTTTGCCTCCGTTGTCGTCAAGA GGTTCAAAGGTGAAATTGATGAGTCCCTGCCATCTCCTAGAC GTTCCCTTACTGGAG ATGGCCCAGTGTCTGAATATGGCATCACCTTCCAGACTCACATTGTGGATAAGTTTGGCGTGTCATTTGGAAGAGAGGGCGAGACCATGAGTCTGGGGTGCACGGTCATCATCTATCCTGCCCTGCACCGCTACCAGCCGGAGGTGCAGTGGTACAGGGATG ATGTTCTGCTGACTCCTTCTAAGTGGCATCACATGCGCTGGAGCGGAGACCGAGCCACGCTGACCATGACGCACCTCAACAAAGAGGACGAGGGGCTCTACACTCTGCGTGTCACCACCAAGTCTGGATATGAAACCTACTCGGCCTATGTCTTTGTCAGAG ATGCTGATGCTGAGGTTGAAGGAGCCCCTGGAGCCCCTCTGGATGTGCGCTGTCTGGATGCCAACAAGGATTACATTATTGTCGCGTGGAAGCAGCCGGCTGTCGATGGCGGTAACTCCATCCTGGGCTACTTTGTGGATAG GTGTGAGGTTGGAACCACCCACTGGTTCCAGTGCAATGACACCCCGGTCAAGTTTGCCCGTTTCCCCGTCACCGGTTTAGTGGAGGGCCGCTCTTACGTCTTCCGCGTCCGCGCTGTCAACAAGAGCGGCATGAGCCGCCCGTCCAGAGTGTCCGAGGCAGTGGCTGCTATGGACCCGGCTGACCGCGCACGTATGAGAG GTACTTCCGCTCCCTGGACCGGACAAATTATCGTCACAGAAGAGGAGCCCGCAG AGAGCGTTGTTCCTGGCAGACCTCTTGAGCTGCAGGTGACTGAGGCCACCAAGAATTATGTGGTGCTGAGCTGGAAGCCGCCAGGAGAGAAAGGCCTTGAGGGCGTCATGTACTATGTGGAAAAG tgtgtgtccgGCACTGACAGCTGGCAGAGGGTGAACACGGAGATCCCGGTGAAATCTCCTCGCTTTGCGCTGTTCGATCTCGCCGAGGGGAAGTCCTACAGCTTCCGCGTCCGCTGCTGCAACTCTGCCGGTGTAGGAGAGCCATCCGACCCAACTGAGGCCACCACAGTTGGAGACAAGCTTG ATATCCCATCTGCCCCAGGAAAAGTTATTCCCACCAGAAACACGGACACGTCCGTTGTCGTGTCCTGGGAGGCGTCTCGCGATGCCAAAGAGTTGGTGGGATACTACATCGAGGCCAGTGTTGTGGACAGCCACGTGTGGGAGCCATGCAACAACAAGCCTGTAAAAGGAACCAG GTTCATCTGCCACGGGCTGATGACAGGAGAGAAGTACATGTTCAGGGTGAGGGCAGTGAATGCAGCGGGGCTCAGCCAGTTCTCCCCGGAGTCAGAGGCTGTGGAGGTGAAGGCTGCTATAG GGGGCGGCATCCCACACG CCTCTCCTACTCCGCCCTATGGCATCACTGTGCTGGAGTGTGTGCGCGACTCCATGGTGCTGGCCTGGAAACAGCCAACATTCATAGGAGGTGCTGACATTACCGGATACTTTGTGGATTACCGTGAGGTCATTGATGGCGTTCCGGGCAAGTGGCATGAGGGCAACGTCAAGGCTATTAGCGAGAGGGCCTACAGG GTGTCTGACCTGAAGGAGAACAAGAAGTACCAGTTCCAGGTACGAGCGGCTAACATGGCAGGTGTTGGTATCCCGTCACTGCCCAGCAACACCTTCCTGTGTGAGGAATGGACCATTGCGGTACCAG GACCACCTCATGATCTGCAGATTAGAGAGGTGCGAAGCGACTCCCTGGTGTTGCTGTGGAAACCGCCCGTGTACCAGGGCCGCGATCCTGTGAACGGCTTCTACATTGACATCAAGGAAGCGGACGCACCAGAGGAGGCCTGGAGAGGAGTCAACACCAAGGCTACAGAGAAGAACTTCATGACG ATCAAGAACCTTAAAGAAGGAGAGACGTATGTGTTCCGTGTGCGCGCTCAGAATAAAGCCGGCGTTGGAAAAACTTCAGAGGTGACCGAACCAGTTCCCGCTGTGACCAAACCAG gcaCCAAGGAGATTTCTGTGGATGTGGATGATAATGGTATCATCTCCATGAACTTTGAATGCTGCGACATGACTGCCGACTCCAAATTTGTGTGGTCCAAGAATTACGAAGAAATCACAGACACCTCCCGCTTGACTACAGAAACCCACGGAAACAA GTCCAAAGCTGTTTTCAACGCTCCTGGGGAGGAGGACATTGGCATTTACTCATGTCTCGTCACTCACACTGACGGGGCTTCATCCAGCTACACTCTCTCTGAGGAAG AGTTGAAGAGGCTGCTGGTGATCAGTCATGATCACAAATTCCCAA TTATTCCCCTGAAGTCAGAGTTGGCCGTGGAGCTGATGGAGAAAGGCAGAGTTCGCTTCTGGCTGCAGGCGGAGAAGATTTCAACCAACGGCAAAGTCGATTACGTTTTCAATGACAATGCTCTTTCTCAGGGGGAG AAATACAAGATGAACTTCGACAAGAACACTGGTGTGATTGAGATGATCATGGAGTGTCTGACCCCGGCAGATGAGGGCACCTACACCTTCCAGATGCAGGACGGGAAAGCCACCAACCAGTCCAGCTTGGTGCTGATCGGAGACG TGTTcaagcagctgcagaaagaatCCGAGTTCCAGAGAAAAGAATGGGTCAGAAAGCAAG GTCCTCACTTCATCGAGTACTTGGGCTACGAGGTGACACCAGAGTGCTGCGTTGTGCTCAAGTGCAAG GTGGGCAACATGAAGAAGGAGACCACCGCCATGTGGTACAAAGACGGACACCAGATCAAAGCGGACGAGCACCTCGGCTTCGCAGAGGGGGTCCTGAAACTGGAGATTGCTCAG CGCGACTCCCCCGCCGACAGCCTGACGTGGAGAAGACTAAAA ATTTCTAAGAAGGATGCGGGCGTGTACGAGGTTATTCTGAAGGATGACAGGGGACAGGACAAGTCCACACTCAACCTGACGGATCAAG GTTTCAAAGACTTGATGAATgaagttttcagttttattg CCAATTCCTCCACTCCACTGAAGATCACAACCACGGATGAGGGCATCCGACTCTACACCTTCGTCAGCTACTATAACGATTTGCTCCAAGTGACATGGCACTACAA GGACTCAGCGATATCCTTCTCCGACCGCCTAAAGAGCGGCGTGGTTGGAGAGCAGCTGTGGCTCCAGATCACAGAGCCCACGGAGAAAGACATGGGCAAATACGCCATCGAGTTCAATGATGGAAAGGGAGGCCTGAGGAGGACTGTTGATCTCTGTGGTCAAG catttgATGATGCTTTTGCAGAATTCCAGAGACTGAA AGCTGCTGCCACTGCAGAGAGAA ATCGTGCTCGAGTAGCAGGAGGCCTGCCTGATGTGGTGACTATACAGGAGGGCAAG GCTCTCAACCTCACCTGCAACATTTCCGGCAACCCTGTGCCAGAAGTCACCTGGCTGAAGAACGACAGAGAGATCACGTCCGACGAGCACTGCATCCTCAAGTTCGAGTCGGGCAAGTTCGCCAGCTTCACCATCACCGCGGTAAACACGTCAGACTCCGGCAAGTACAGCATCCTGGTGAAGAACAAGTACGGCACGGAGAGCGGGGACTTCACC CTGGAGATCACGGAGGGAACACCTGACTTGGGGATCACCTCTTATTCGACTGATGCAGatggaaatgttgtgtttggcCCAAACACCCCAAAGGAAAAGATGAAAACCACAGTGACTGGTACAAAAATGCAGAAGCGAAAGG AGTCTGTTACAAAGACACCTCCAGTGGAGAAGGtagaagacaagaagaagagcaagggattaaaagaggggaaaaaagaggaaaatgttgtAGATGATGTTGCGGCAGAGCAAACTAAAGATGTAAAAGTGGATTTGGCTGATGAGCTGTTGACTGCTGACCAATCACATGGCCCTGAGCAGACAGCAGACTCTGTGGAGGAACCTGAACCAAAGGCTGAGACAGTGAATGAGTGA
- the myom1b gene encoding myomesin-1 isoform X6, translating to MARRDLFTSGLEMERSELISRKEAMRESAQRISLSKTIHEHEEHFKRMNEDSLMHAPEFVIKPRSHTVWEKQCVRLHCTVSGWPDPRVVWYKNNVAIDPLASPGKYKLESRYSVHSLEINRCDFDDTAQYRVSAMNSKGELSAFASVVVKRFKGEIDESLPSPRRSLTGDGPVSEYGITFQTHIVDKFGVSFGREGETMSLGCTVIIYPALHRYQPEVQWYRDDVLLTPSKWHHMRWSGDRATLTMTHLNKEDEGLYTLRVTTKSGYETYSAYVFVRDADAEVEGAPGAPLDVRCLDANKDYIIVAWKQPAVDGGNSILGYFVDRCEVGTTHWFQCNDTPVKFARFPVTGLVEGRSYVFRVRAVNKSGMSRPSRVSEAVAAMDPADRARMRGTSAPWTGQIIVTEEEPAESVVPGRPLELQVTEATKNYVVLSWKPPGEKGLEGVMYYVEKCVSGTDSWQRVNTEIPVKSPRFALFDLAEGKSYSFRVRCCNSAGVGEPSDPTEATTVGDKLDIPSAPGKVIPTRNTDTSVVVSWEASRDAKELVGYYIEASVVDSHVWEPCNNKPVKGTRFICHGLMTGEKYMFRVRAVNAAGLSQFSPESEAVEVKAAIGGGIPHASPTPPYGITVLECVRDSMVLAWKQPTFIGGADITGYFVDYREVIDGVPGKWHEGNVKAISERAYRVSDLKENKKYQFQVRAANMAGVGIPSLPSNTFLCEEWTIAVPGPPHDLQIREVRSDSLVLLWKPPVYQGRDPVNGFYIDIKEADAPEEAWRGVNTKATEKNFMTIKNLKEGETYVFRVRAQNKAGVGKTSEVTEPVPAVTKPGTKEISVDVDDNGIISMNFECCDMTADSKFVWSKNYEEITDTSRLTTETHGNKSKAVFNAPGEEDIGIYSCLVTHTDGASSSYTLSEEELKRLLVISHDHKFPIIPLKSELAVELMEKGRVRFWLQAEKISTNGKVDYVFNDNALSQGEKYKMNFDKNTGVIEMIMECLTPADEGTYTFQMQDGKATNQSSLVLIGDVFKQLQKESEFQRKEWVRKQGPHFIEYLGYEVTPECCVVLKCKVGNMKKETTAMWYKDGHQIKADEHLGFAEGVLKLEIAQRDSPADSLTWRRLKISKKDAGVYEVILKDDRGQDKSTLNLTDQGFKDLMNEVFSFIANSSTPLKITTTDEGIRLYTFVSYYNDLLQVTWHYKDSAISFSDRLKSGVVGEQLWLQITEPTEKDMGKYAIEFNDGKGGLRRTVDLCGQAFDDAFAEFQRLKAAATAERNRARVAGGLPDVVTIQEGKALNLTCNISGNPVPEVTWLKNDREITSDEHCILKFESGKFASFTITAVNTSDSGKYSILVKNKYGTESGDFTLEITEGTPDLGITSYSTDADGNVVFGPNTPKEKMKTTVTGTKMQKRKESVTKTPPVEKVEDKKKSKGLKEGKKEENVVDDVAAEQTKDVKVDLADELLTADQSHGPEQTADSVEEPEPKAETVNE from the exons ATGGCTCGCAGAGATTTGTTCACCAGTGGGTTGGAGATGGAGAGGTCAGAGCTGATCTCCAGGAAGGAGGCCATGCGCGAGTCGGCCCAGCGCATCTCGCTGAGCAAAACG ATCCATGAACACGAGGAGCACTTCAAGCGTATGAACGAAGACAGCCTGATGCACGCCCCGGAGTTTGTGATTAAACCTCGCTCCCACACTGTGTGGGAGAAGcagtgtgtgaggctgcattGCACTGTCAGCGGCTGGCCTGACCCCCGGGTCGTCTG GTACAAAAACAATGTGGCTATTGACCCCCTTGCCAGTCCTGGCAAGTATAAACTTGAGAGCAGATACAGTGTGCACTCACTGGAAATCAACAG GTGTGATTTCGATGATACGGCGCAGTATCGTGTTTCCGCCATGAACTCCAAGGGAGAGCTGTCTGCGTTTGCCTCCGTTGTCGTCAAGA GGTTCAAAGGTGAAATTGATGAGTCCCTGCCATCTCCTAGAC GTTCCCTTACTGGAG ATGGCCCAGTGTCTGAATATGGCATCACCTTCCAGACTCACATTGTGGATAAGTTTGGCGTGTCATTTGGAAGAGAGGGCGAGACCATGAGTCTGGGGTGCACGGTCATCATCTATCCTGCCCTGCACCGCTACCAGCCGGAGGTGCAGTGGTACAGGGATG ATGTTCTGCTGACTCCTTCTAAGTGGCATCACATGCGCTGGAGCGGAGACCGAGCCACGCTGACCATGACGCACCTCAACAAAGAGGACGAGGGGCTCTACACTCTGCGTGTCACCACCAAGTCTGGATATGAAACCTACTCGGCCTATGTCTTTGTCAGAG ATGCTGATGCTGAGGTTGAAGGAGCCCCTGGAGCCCCTCTGGATGTGCGCTGTCTGGATGCCAACAAGGATTACATTATTGTCGCGTGGAAGCAGCCGGCTGTCGATGGCGGTAACTCCATCCTGGGCTACTTTGTGGATAG GTGTGAGGTTGGAACCACCCACTGGTTCCAGTGCAATGACACCCCGGTCAAGTTTGCCCGTTTCCCCGTCACCGGTTTAGTGGAGGGCCGCTCTTACGTCTTCCGCGTCCGCGCTGTCAACAAGAGCGGCATGAGCCGCCCGTCCAGAGTGTCCGAGGCAGTGGCTGCTATGGACCCGGCTGACCGCGCACGTATGAGAG GTACTTCCGCTCCCTGGACCGGACAAATTATCGTCACAGAAGAGGAGCCCGCAG AGAGCGTTGTTCCTGGCAGACCTCTTGAGCTGCAGGTGACTGAGGCCACCAAGAATTATGTGGTGCTGAGCTGGAAGCCGCCAGGAGAGAAAGGCCTTGAGGGCGTCATGTACTATGTGGAAAAG tgtgtgtccgGCACTGACAGCTGGCAGAGGGTGAACACGGAGATCCCGGTGAAATCTCCTCGCTTTGCGCTGTTCGATCTCGCCGAGGGGAAGTCCTACAGCTTCCGCGTCCGCTGCTGCAACTCTGCCGGTGTAGGAGAGCCATCCGACCCAACTGAGGCCACCACAGTTGGAGACAAGCTTG ATATCCCATCTGCCCCAGGAAAAGTTATTCCCACCAGAAACACGGACACGTCCGTTGTCGTGTCCTGGGAGGCGTCTCGCGATGCCAAAGAGTTGGTGGGATACTACATCGAGGCCAGTGTTGTGGACAGCCACGTGTGGGAGCCATGCAACAACAAGCCTGTAAAAGGAACCAG GTTCATCTGCCACGGGCTGATGACAGGAGAGAAGTACATGTTCAGGGTGAGGGCAGTGAATGCAGCGGGGCTCAGCCAGTTCTCCCCGGAGTCAGAGGCTGTGGAGGTGAAGGCTGCTATAG GGGGCGGCATCCCACACG CCTCTCCTACTCCGCCCTATGGCATCACTGTGCTGGAGTGTGTGCGCGACTCCATGGTGCTGGCCTGGAAACAGCCAACATTCATAGGAGGTGCTGACATTACCGGATACTTTGTGGATTACCGTGAGGTCATTGATGGCGTTCCGGGCAAGTGGCATGAGGGCAACGTCAAGGCTATTAGCGAGAGGGCCTACAGG GTGTCTGACCTGAAGGAGAACAAGAAGTACCAGTTCCAGGTACGAGCGGCTAACATGGCAGGTGTTGGTATCCCGTCACTGCCCAGCAACACCTTCCTGTGTGAGGAATGGACCATTGCGGTACCAG GACCACCTCATGATCTGCAGATTAGAGAGGTGCGAAGCGACTCCCTGGTGTTGCTGTGGAAACCGCCCGTGTACCAGGGCCGCGATCCTGTGAACGGCTTCTACATTGACATCAAGGAAGCGGACGCACCAGAGGAGGCCTGGAGAGGAGTCAACACCAAGGCTACAGAGAAGAACTTCATGACG ATCAAGAACCTTAAAGAAGGAGAGACGTATGTGTTCCGTGTGCGCGCTCAGAATAAAGCCGGCGTTGGAAAAACTTCAGAGGTGACCGAACCAGTTCCCGCTGTGACCAAACCAG gcaCCAAGGAGATTTCTGTGGATGTGGATGATAATGGTATCATCTCCATGAACTTTGAATGCTGCGACATGACTGCCGACTCCAAATTTGTGTGGTCCAAGAATTACGAAGAAATCACAGACACCTCCCGCTTGACTACAGAAACCCACGGAAACAA GTCCAAAGCTGTTTTCAACGCTCCTGGGGAGGAGGACATTGGCATTTACTCATGTCTCGTCACTCACACTGACGGGGCTTCATCCAGCTACACTCTCTCTGAGGAAG AGTTGAAGAGGCTGCTGGTGATCAGTCATGATCACAAATTCCCAA TTATTCCCCTGAAGTCAGAGTTGGCCGTGGAGCTGATGGAGAAAGGCAGAGTTCGCTTCTGGCTGCAGGCGGAGAAGATTTCAACCAACGGCAAAGTCGATTACGTTTTCAATGACAATGCTCTTTCTCAGGGGGAG AAATACAAGATGAACTTCGACAAGAACACTGGTGTGATTGAGATGATCATGGAGTGTCTGACCCCGGCAGATGAGGGCACCTACACCTTCCAGATGCAGGACGGGAAAGCCACCAACCAGTCCAGCTTGGTGCTGATCGGAGACG TGTTcaagcagctgcagaaagaatCCGAGTTCCAGAGAAAAGAATGGGTCAGAAAGCAAG GTCCTCACTTCATCGAGTACTTGGGCTACGAGGTGACACCAGAGTGCTGCGTTGTGCTCAAGTGCAAG GTGGGCAACATGAAGAAGGAGACCACCGCCATGTGGTACAAAGACGGACACCAGATCAAAGCGGACGAGCACCTCGGCTTCGCAGAGGGGGTCCTGAAACTGGAGATTGCTCAG CGCGACTCCCCCGCCGACAGCCTGACGTGGAGAAGACTAAAA ATTTCTAAGAAGGATGCGGGCGTGTACGAGGTTATTCTGAAGGATGACAGGGGACAGGACAAGTCCACACTCAACCTGACGGATCAAG GTTTCAAAGACTTGATGAATgaagttttcagttttattg CCAATTCCTCCACTCCACTGAAGATCACAACCACGGATGAGGGCATCCGACTCTACACCTTCGTCAGCTACTATAACGATTTGCTCCAAGTGACATGGCACTACAA GGACTCAGCGATATCCTTCTCCGACCGCCTAAAGAGCGGCGTGGTTGGAGAGCAGCTGTGGCTCCAGATCACAGAGCCCACGGAGAAAGACATGGGCAAATACGCCATCGAGTTCAATGATGGAAAGGGAGGCCTGAGGAGGACTGTTGATCTCTGTGGTCAAG catttgATGATGCTTTTGCAGAATTCCAGAGACTGAA AGCTGCTGCCACTGCAGAGAGAA ATCGTGCTCGAGTAGCAGGAGGCCTGCCTGATGTGGTGACTATACAGGAGGGCAAG GCTCTCAACCTCACCTGCAACATTTCCGGCAACCCTGTGCCAGAAGTCACCTGGCTGAAGAACGACAGAGAGATCACGTCCGACGAGCACTGCATCCTCAAGTTCGAGTCGGGCAAGTTCGCCAGCTTCACCATCACCGCGGTAAACACGTCAGACTCCGGCAAGTACAGCATCCTGGTGAAGAACAAGTACGGCACGGAGAGCGGGGACTTCACC CTGGAGATCACGGAGGGAACACCTGACTTGGGGATCACCTCTTATTCGACTGATGCAGatggaaatgttgtgtttggcCCAAACACCCCAAAGGAAAAGATGAAAACCACAGTGACTGGTACAAAAATGCAGAAGCGAAAGG AGTCTGTTACAAAGACACCTCCAGTGGAGAAGGtagaagacaagaagaagagcaagggattaaaagaggggaaaaaagaggaaaatgttgtAGATGATGTTGCGGCAGAGCAAACTAAAGATGTAAAAGTGGATTTGGCTGATGAGCTGTTGACTGCTGACCAATCACATGGCCCTGAGCAGACAGCAGACTCTGTGGAGGAACCTGAACCAAAGGCTGAGACAGTGAATGAGTGA